One window from the genome of Cuculus canorus isolate bCucCan1 chromosome 12, bCucCan1.pri, whole genome shotgun sequence encodes:
- the C12H15orf39 gene encoding uncharacterized protein C15orf39 homolog isoform X2 produces the protein MASKRHLESLDPVIFNKLPRLETDSTTGFPASLCKSSPVPSPGSKTHFNYKGSYFACPLQSPDGPEQPLAHWSPAAPYLHYGAGAGSQPVPAEGPLVGCLLYRSEGLGTGLQPPGAEKHKESVMREVLMAREKWTSLPPALGHPFPVKKPVAVNKAAPLAVPKPVYRAPACFVDPRVALPLGPRAESLRQRPGDEDWVLPAATPASHPLHPGEHHSSTGMHKKGPHSNPSLPPLHPSLALPTKEKLGSPVTFSPYYATFDKYRAPPGTSFLEAGCPTAHGQRKVPEVPSLSPDPWPKLQPPTSIPGYRERLPASYPHTPYPLPLHKAALLYHPPAPTVEAQTSAYKGFGFVGGGEPFPGSYLKPQSPRSYFPTPLDTYAPRADSASAVASPPTKSVAPPRDAKALQRAGYLMSPGFAFSPRDVAVFGTSFTGTEPSCEQLRAESPRQQVAARHNSAFQPICAPEKVPRGSGGLTETFPKGEGSWVKPSQVEQEFPYPERGKGASPAPLESPGGGPVAPVIVGKGDSCKVKEAAKELLHPSASTTPPQGLRDLKDGKVSPSSPPMPVINNVFSLAPYRDYLEGTDGSAQVPLSREHLRRDAPPQNMGGSQEPTALGDVPVVSSLVPSGTAGSQALKTGSSAAQSQGESCSRRVPEKPKLVPHDVASQEGSPGGVASGETAPTDIVLDLSLKKRLVKASEPQRPTGCPEGTPDREDAGEEKESPGQKVEEAERTKPQVLPLLLEVHSGDKSNFQSSATFMFKKYKILRSRPPSTNPPRQASSPPDLQPSLPPLTPSSSTLTAPPRTPPVSPPASSPPTPQPSPQPGPSALLVARPDPQQPPLPQAPHAPAEESILLLGQCEVPAAQTSSGNYFTTLHTSLCNIISCSVSTSSPELLQEWLKKAEVVEELGEGAKSPPKAKNGSRIPESQKPTKGREIWLAFQNVAALLTNLLSQLETFMFARKCPFPHVVRAGAVFIPIHVVKEKLFPKLPGAFVDQVLQEHKVELRPTTLSEERHLRDLELKSCTSRMLKLLALKQLPDIYPDLLNLHWHDSIRQQLGRWPGIEL, from the coding sequence ATGGCCTCAAAACGGCACTTGGAGTCTCTGGACCCCGTGATTTTCAACAAGCTACCTCGGCTGGAGACAGACTCCACCACCGGCTTCCCCGCCAGCCTCTGCAAAtccagccctgtccccagccctggctccaAAACCCATTTCAACTACAAGGGTTCCTACTTTGCCTGTCCGCTCCAAAGCCCCGATGGCCCCGAGCAGCCGCTGGCGCACTGGAGCCCAGCAGCTCCCTACCTGCACTATGGTGCCGGTGCCGGCAGCCAGCCCGTGCCAGCGGAGGGGCCGCTCGTGGGCTGCCTGCTGTACCGATCCGAGGGTCTGGGGACTGGGCTGCAGCCCCCGGGTGCCGAAAAGCACAAGGAGAGCGTGATGAGGGAGGTGCTGATGGCAAGGGAGAAGTGGACCAGCCTGCCACCGGCTCTGGGACACCCCTTCCCGGTGAAGAAGCCGGTGGCGGTGAACAAGGCGGCTCCCCTGGCTGTCCCCAAGCCGGTGTACAGAGCCCCAGCGTGCTTCGTAGACCCCAGGGTGGCCCTGCCGCTGGGACCCCGGGCAGAGAGCCTGCGGCAGAGACCAGGTGATGAAGACTGGGTTCTGCCCGCCGCCACCCCCGCCAGCCACCCTCTCCACCCTGGTGAgcaccacagcagcactgggatgcacaAGAAGGGTCCCCACTCCAACCCCAGCCTCCCTCCGCTGCATCCAAGCTTGGCATTGCCCACCAAGGAGAAGCTGGGCTCCCCTGTCACCTTCTCCCCCTATTACGCCACCTTTGACAAATACAGGGCTCCCCCTGGCACCTCCTTCCTGGAAGCTGGCTGCCCCACCGCCCACGGCCAGAGGAAGGTCCCCGAGGTCCCCAGCCTCAGCCCGGACCCCTGGCCCAAGCTCCAGCCacccacctccatccctgggTACCGGGAGAGGCTGCCGGCATCCTACCCGCACACCCCCTACCCGCTGCCGCTCCATAAGGCTGCTCTCCTTTACCACCCACCAGCTCCCACCGTGGAGGCACAGACCAGTGCCTACAAAGGCTTTGGCTTTGTGGGAGGTGGGGAGCCCTTTCCTGGCTCTTACCTTAAGCCCCAAAGCCCAAGGAGCTACTTTCCTACCCCCTTGGACACCTACGCGCCGAGGGCGGACAGTGCCAGTGCGGTGGCATCACCGCCCACCAAGTCGGTGGCACCACCAAGGGATGCCAAGGCACTGCAGCGAGCCGGCTACTTGATGAGCCCCGGCTTTGCCTTCAGCCCCCGGGACGTGGCCGTATTCGGCACCTCCTTCACCGGCACAGAGCCAAGCTGTGAGCAGCTCAGGGCAGAAAGTCCTCGGCAGCAAGTGGCAGCGAGGCACAACAGTGCTTTCCAACCCATCTGCGCCCCGGAGAAGGTGCCCAGGGGCTCCGGTGGGCTCACAGAGACATTTCCCaaaggagaagggagctgggTGAAACCCAGCCAGGTGGAGCAGGAGTTTCCCTACCcggagagggggaagggggcCAGCCCAGCCCCTCTGGAGAGCCCCGGTGGGGGACCCGTGGCTCCTGTCATCGTAGGGAAGGGAGATTCCTGCAAGGTCAAGGAGGCAGCCAAGGAGCTCCTCCACCCTTCTGCATCTACCACCCCTCCACAGGGGTTGAGAGACCTGAAGGATGGCAaggtttctccttcctccccacctATGCCAGTGATCAACAACGTCTTCAGCCTGGCGCCTTACCGAGACTACCTGGAGGGAACTGACGGCTCAGCCCAGGTGCCCTTGAGCAGGGAGCACCTACGGAGAGACGCTCCACCCCAAAACATGGGGGGCAGCCAAGAGCCCACTGCCCTCGGGGATGTCCCGGTGGTGTCCAGCCTGGTCCCCTCAGGAACGGCAGGCAGCCAGGCACTGAAGACGGGCAGCAGTGCAGCCCAGAGCCAAGGGGAAAGTTGCTCCAGAAGGGTCCCCGAAAAGCCAAAGCTTGTGCCCCACGACGTGGCGTCTCAGGAGGGCAGCCCTGGTGGGGTGGCGAGCGGTGAGACAGCCCCCACGGACATTGTGCTGGACCTCAGCTTGAAGAAGAGATTGGTGAAAGCCAGCGAGCCCCAGAGACCCACTGGCTGCCCAGAGGGGACGCCGGACAGGGAGGATgcgggagaggagaaagagagccCAGGGCAGAAggtggaggaagcagagagaacCAAGCCCCAGGTGCTGCCGTTGCTGCTCGAGGTGCACTCTGGGGACAAGAGCAACTTCCAGAGCTCGGCCACCTTCATGTTCAAAAAATACAAGATCCTGCGCTCCCGCCCGCCGAGCACCAACCCCCCCCGGCAGGCCAGCAGCCCCCCAGACCTCCAGCCCAGCCTACCGCCACTGACCCCCTCTAGCAGCACCCTCACTGCGCCACCACGGACCCCTCCTGTCTCGCCGCCAGCCAGCAGCCCCCCAACCCCGCAGCCCAGCCCCCAGCCCGGCCCCTCGGCTCTGCTGGTGGCTCGCCCTGACCCACAGCAGCCCCCGCTGCCTCAAGCCCCCCATGCACCGGCAGAGGAGAGCATCTTGCTGCTGGGGCAGTGTGAGGTTCCTGCAGCGCAGACCTCCTCTGGAAACTATTTCACCACCCTGCACACCTCGCTCTGCAATATTATTTCCTGCTCGGTGTCCACGTCCTCCCCAGAGCTCCTGCAGGAGTGGCTGAAGAAGGCGGAGGTGGTGGAGGAACTTGGAGAGGGGGCCAAATCCCCTCCCAAAGCCAAGAACGGCTCCAGGATCCCCGAATCTCAGAAGCCCACCAAAGGCAGGGAGATCTGGTTGGCTTTCCAAAATGTGGCTGCTCTTCTCACCAACCTCCTGTCTCAGCTGGAGACTTTCATGTTCGCTCGCAAGTGTCCTTTCCCCCATGTAGTCCGGGCAGGGGCTGTCTTCATCCCCATCCACGTGGTGAAGGAGAAGCTCTTCCCTAAGCTCCCTGGGGCCTTTGTTGACCAAGTGCTGCAGGAGCACAAGGTGGAACTGCGTCCCACCACGCTCTCCGAGGAGAGACACTTGAGGGACCTAGAGCTGAAGAGCTGTACCTCACGCATGCTGAAGCTCCTGGCGCTCAAGCAGCTCCCTGACATCTACCCAGACCTGCTGAACCTCCACTGGCACGACTCCATCCGGCAGCAGCTTGGTAGGTGGCCTGgcatagaactatag
- the C12H15orf39 gene encoding uncharacterized protein C15orf39 homolog isoform X1, with translation MASKRHLESLDPVIFNKLPRLETDSTTGFPASLCKSSPVPSPGSKTHFNYKGSYFACPLQSPDGPEQPLAHWSPAAPYLHYGAGAGSQPVPAEGPLVGCLLYRSEGLGTGLQPPGAEKHKESVMREVLMAREKWTSLPPALGHPFPVKKPVAVNKAAPLAVPKPVYRAPACFVDPRVALPLGPRAESLRQRPGDEDWVLPAATPASHPLHPGEHHSSTGMHKKGPHSNPSLPPLHPSLALPTKEKLGSPVTFSPYYATFDKYRAPPGTSFLEAGCPTAHGQRKVPEVPSLSPDPWPKLQPPTSIPGYRERLPASYPHTPYPLPLHKAALLYHPPAPTVEAQTSAYKGFGFVGGGEPFPGSYLKPQSPRSYFPTPLDTYAPRADSASAVASPPTKSVAPPRDAKALQRAGYLMSPGFAFSPRDVAVFGTSFTGTEPSCEQLRAESPRQQVAARHNSAFQPICAPEKVPRGSGGLTETFPKGEGSWVKPSQVEQEFPYPERGKGASPAPLESPGGGPVAPVIVGKGDSCKVKEAAKELLHPSASTTPPQGLRDLKDGKVSPSSPPMPVINNVFSLAPYRDYLEGTDGSAQVPLSREHLRRDAPPQNMGGSQEPTALGDVPVVSSLVPSGTAGSQALKTGSSAAQSQGESCSRRVPEKPKLVPHDVASQEGSPGGVASGETAPTDIVLDLSLKKRLVKASEPQRPTGCPEGTPDREDAGEEKESPGQKVEEAERTKPQVLPLLLEVHSGDKSNFQSSATFMFKKYKILRSRPPSTNPPRQASSPPDLQPSLPPLTPSSSTLTAPPRTPPVSPPASSPPTPQPSPQPGPSALLVARPDPQQPPLPQAPHAPAEESILLLGQCEVPAAQTSSGNYFTTLHTSLCNIISCSVSTSSPELLQEWLKKAEVVEELGEGAKSPPKAKNGSRIPESQKPTKGREIWLAFQNVAALLTNLLSQLETFMFARKCPFPHVVRAGAVFIPIHVVKEKLFPKLPGAFVDQVLQEHKVELRPTTLSEERHLRDLELKSCTSRMLKLLALKQLPDIYPDLLNLHWHDSIRQQLGVSHGGLVTPVDPWVSSREALARSAFQMLLFSGNIHCLHGPSTSLPYEGFCGAEQLFSVGCGG, from the exons ATGGCCTCAAAACGGCACTTGGAGTCTCTGGACCCCGTGATTTTCAACAAGCTACCTCGGCTGGAGACAGACTCCACCACCGGCTTCCCCGCCAGCCTCTGCAAAtccagccctgtccccagccctggctccaAAACCCATTTCAACTACAAGGGTTCCTACTTTGCCTGTCCGCTCCAAAGCCCCGATGGCCCCGAGCAGCCGCTGGCGCACTGGAGCCCAGCAGCTCCCTACCTGCACTATGGTGCCGGTGCCGGCAGCCAGCCCGTGCCAGCGGAGGGGCCGCTCGTGGGCTGCCTGCTGTACCGATCCGAGGGTCTGGGGACTGGGCTGCAGCCCCCGGGTGCCGAAAAGCACAAGGAGAGCGTGATGAGGGAGGTGCTGATGGCAAGGGAGAAGTGGACCAGCCTGCCACCGGCTCTGGGACACCCCTTCCCGGTGAAGAAGCCGGTGGCGGTGAACAAGGCGGCTCCCCTGGCTGTCCCCAAGCCGGTGTACAGAGCCCCAGCGTGCTTCGTAGACCCCAGGGTGGCCCTGCCGCTGGGACCCCGGGCAGAGAGCCTGCGGCAGAGACCAGGTGATGAAGACTGGGTTCTGCCCGCCGCCACCCCCGCCAGCCACCCTCTCCACCCTGGTGAgcaccacagcagcactgggatgcacaAGAAGGGTCCCCACTCCAACCCCAGCCTCCCTCCGCTGCATCCAAGCTTGGCATTGCCCACCAAGGAGAAGCTGGGCTCCCCTGTCACCTTCTCCCCCTATTACGCCACCTTTGACAAATACAGGGCTCCCCCTGGCACCTCCTTCCTGGAAGCTGGCTGCCCCACCGCCCACGGCCAGAGGAAGGTCCCCGAGGTCCCCAGCCTCAGCCCGGACCCCTGGCCCAAGCTCCAGCCacccacctccatccctgggTACCGGGAGAGGCTGCCGGCATCCTACCCGCACACCCCCTACCCGCTGCCGCTCCATAAGGCTGCTCTCCTTTACCACCCACCAGCTCCCACCGTGGAGGCACAGACCAGTGCCTACAAAGGCTTTGGCTTTGTGGGAGGTGGGGAGCCCTTTCCTGGCTCTTACCTTAAGCCCCAAAGCCCAAGGAGCTACTTTCCTACCCCCTTGGACACCTACGCGCCGAGGGCGGACAGTGCCAGTGCGGTGGCATCACCGCCCACCAAGTCGGTGGCACCACCAAGGGATGCCAAGGCACTGCAGCGAGCCGGCTACTTGATGAGCCCCGGCTTTGCCTTCAGCCCCCGGGACGTGGCCGTATTCGGCACCTCCTTCACCGGCACAGAGCCAAGCTGTGAGCAGCTCAGGGCAGAAAGTCCTCGGCAGCAAGTGGCAGCGAGGCACAACAGTGCTTTCCAACCCATCTGCGCCCCGGAGAAGGTGCCCAGGGGCTCCGGTGGGCTCACAGAGACATTTCCCaaaggagaagggagctgggTGAAACCCAGCCAGGTGGAGCAGGAGTTTCCCTACCcggagagggggaagggggcCAGCCCAGCCCCTCTGGAGAGCCCCGGTGGGGGACCCGTGGCTCCTGTCATCGTAGGGAAGGGAGATTCCTGCAAGGTCAAGGAGGCAGCCAAGGAGCTCCTCCACCCTTCTGCATCTACCACCCCTCCACAGGGGTTGAGAGACCTGAAGGATGGCAaggtttctccttcctccccacctATGCCAGTGATCAACAACGTCTTCAGCCTGGCGCCTTACCGAGACTACCTGGAGGGAACTGACGGCTCAGCCCAGGTGCCCTTGAGCAGGGAGCACCTACGGAGAGACGCTCCACCCCAAAACATGGGGGGCAGCCAAGAGCCCACTGCCCTCGGGGATGTCCCGGTGGTGTCCAGCCTGGTCCCCTCAGGAACGGCAGGCAGCCAGGCACTGAAGACGGGCAGCAGTGCAGCCCAGAGCCAAGGGGAAAGTTGCTCCAGAAGGGTCCCCGAAAAGCCAAAGCTTGTGCCCCACGACGTGGCGTCTCAGGAGGGCAGCCCTGGTGGGGTGGCGAGCGGTGAGACAGCCCCCACGGACATTGTGCTGGACCTCAGCTTGAAGAAGAGATTGGTGAAAGCCAGCGAGCCCCAGAGACCCACTGGCTGCCCAGAGGGGACGCCGGACAGGGAGGATgcgggagaggagaaagagagccCAGGGCAGAAggtggaggaagcagagagaacCAAGCCCCAGGTGCTGCCGTTGCTGCTCGAGGTGCACTCTGGGGACAAGAGCAACTTCCAGAGCTCGGCCACCTTCATGTTCAAAAAATACAAGATCCTGCGCTCCCGCCCGCCGAGCACCAACCCCCCCCGGCAGGCCAGCAGCCCCCCAGACCTCCAGCCCAGCCTACCGCCACTGACCCCCTCTAGCAGCACCCTCACTGCGCCACCACGGACCCCTCCTGTCTCGCCGCCAGCCAGCAGCCCCCCAACCCCGCAGCCCAGCCCCCAGCCCGGCCCCTCGGCTCTGCTGGTGGCTCGCCCTGACCCACAGCAGCCCCCGCTGCCTCAAGCCCCCCATGCACCGGCAGAGGAGAGCATCTTGCTGCTGGGGCAGTGTGAGGTTCCTGCAGCGCAGACCTCCTCTGGAAACTATTTCACCACCCTGCACACCTCGCTCTGCAATATTATTTCCTGCTCGGTGTCCACGTCCTCCCCAGAGCTCCTGCAGGAGTGGCTGAAGAAGGCGGAGGTGGTGGAGGAACTTGGAGAGGGGGCCAAATCCCCTCCCAAAGCCAAGAACGGCTCCAGGATCCCCGAATCTCAGAAGCCCACCAAAGGCAGGGAGATCTGGTTGGCTTTCCAAAATGTGGCTGCTCTTCTCACCAACCTCCTGTCTCAGCTGGAGACTTTCATGTTCGCTCGCAAGTGTCCTTTCCCCCATGTAGTCCGGGCAGGGGCTGTCTTCATCCCCATCCACGTGGTGAAGGAGAAGCTCTTCCCTAAGCTCCCTGGGGCCTTTGTTGACCAAGTGCTGCAGGAGCACAAGGTGGAACTGCGTCCCACCACGCTCTCCGAGGAGAGACACTTGAGGGACCTAGAGCTGAAGAGCTGTACCTCACGCATGCTGAAGCTCCTGGCGCTCAAGCAGCTCCCTGACATCTACCCAGACCTGCTGAACCTCCACTGGCACGACTCCATCCGGCAGCAGCTTG GCGTCTCCCATGGAGGGCTGGTGACACCAGTGGATCCTTGGGTCTCTTCCAGGGAAGCTCTAGCCCGATCTGCTTTCCAGATGTTGCTGTTTAGTGGGAACATCCATTGCTTGCATGGTCCCTCAACATCCTTGCCCTATGAAGGCTTCTGTGGAGCAGAACAGCTTTTCTCCGTGGGCTGTGGAGGGTGA
- the LOC104066299 gene encoding mucin-1, whose translation MASPKQSRGVGPPDPMDIAALQPQPVLHGEREGAVALGPAAPVAAAASRLWSKAFLVLAICISAAALLCSLGSLAAPSGAPPASLPPSRTWLGLQSSQGGARDDLMATHGNLLEYQYGMMGSARTPGSFSEDEDVIPGNDAKGQSSGIPTTTAQTSRQGQPGSGRGLGTVVAVTLSPAPWLGTRVPATSAQLLQTVGDSRSSQHHLGLGSLPGIGPGSHKAVQVPAVTLARGLEQPADAAEPRSAGWGAEGTRAEPAAWVPATPPARWQLPSLPTAASGPLLEVVATQRVSLDEVAVDTPVPPRAPTPAEVMWTPMGTPSQSHSTVDQPGGDQMLALEASSDRRITDCSAVLSPAVSSKPSAVVPASNLPAQPRAVTAAQTPGSTSASDPSTASDFSDVQHRASTAGATTRSCNGQKEAARPSPGPSGDEDHTPSPHLVSLVGVPSALPSERTSSLTQTQPGAGCAPSAVTPEMLWNTRPADTFLYSKDALLVDTVLTKDLGNGSGLLAAALASPPPASASTHGVNHLQELPPFLPAAESEEPAVTSQKLSDLSSPQTEQTLTPSKAHPSAVPTRAPNTAGPAVTEVSSPAPAAIPEHGMIQAPCKNGAATVASPSLRAAGVTHAFLLGSSTQRPSLHPNPFLTTPSEDRPTVGQHQAVSVLPGQVAMEEEAGNSEPRTASAGSTATPAGPPGPTHASPVSVPPHSSKNCAPELCSEAVHRTNLPSPSYLLTSTGAVPTASSSPSDRPLTAPAGETPNAQSTSGHSVTSQHPSTAGEHLPTAAAETFTLGELMTMGNPGSPGMKPTGLPTLAHPLPAWVLPLQFRLLGIAYTKALSCKSSGSYRELEEEVMMMLNQTLSTYETFLQAKVLEFMNGSVVVRGEVLFQRDVPAPTNSHLIRTVITEASRGNSTFSWQLEPRSVQSSGFSLENLDPEKLSISLTAFQLGRSGTDSLQRLISEVVQLLSALYHVRNFTIARLRNINGNVEITGDIYLDTVIHADVEEVLQALTALANFSVDLTSLSVEGARLHLQVYPLSFLIVNRHFSEDLLDPLTIQHQELTRDLGHAVGMAGGRGRGPPEVLRTTEGRGTALGLS comes from the exons ATGGCCTCTCCCAAGCAGAGCCGGGGGGTAGGACCACCAGACCCCATGGACATCGCTGCCTTACAGCCACAACCAGTGCTCCATGGTGAGAGGGAAGGGGCTGTGGCCCTGGGTCCTGCTGCCCcggtggctgctgctgccagcaggctgTGGTCCAAAGCCTTCTTGGTGTTGGCCATCTGCATCTCTGCCGCTGCTCTCCTGTGCAGCCTGGGGTCTCTGGCTGCTCCGTCCGGAGCTCCTCCAGcttccctgcctccttcccGCACTTGGCTGGGTTTGCAATCCTCCCAGGGAGGGGCAAGGGATGATTTGATGGCAACACATGGGAATCTGCTTGAGTACCAGTATGGGATGATGGGCTCTGCGCGCACCCCAGGCTCCTTCTCAGAGGATGAAGATGTGATCCCTGGTAACGATGCCAAAGGACAGAGTTCAGGAATACCAACCACAACAGCTCAGACCTCACGACAGGGGCAGCCTGGATCTGGACGTGGGTTGGGCACAGTAGTGGCTGTGACCCTCTCGCCAGCCCCGTGGCTTGGCACAAGGGTGCCTGCTACCTCAGCTCAGCTTCTCCAGACTGTGGGTGACTCCAGATCCTCCCAGCATCACCTTGGTCTGGGAAGCCTCCCTGGTATAGGACCAGGCTCGCATAAAGCAGTGCAGGTGCCTGCAGTGACCCTGGCCCGTGGCCTTGAGCAGCCGGCGGATGCTGCAGAGCCCAGGAGTGCAGGGTGGGGGGCTGAGGGCACCCGGGCTGAGCCAGCTGCCTGGGTCCCTGCCACCCCCCCAGCACGGTGGCAGCTTCCCTCTCTGCCCACAGCTGCCTCTGGCCCCTTGCTCGAGGTCGTGGCCACCCAGCGGGTCTCACTTGACGAGGTTGCTGTGGACACTCCTGTCCCACCTCGTGCTCCAACACCTGCAGAGGTAATGTGGACACCGATGGGTACTCCCTCCCAGAGCCACAGCACAGTGGACCAACCCGGAGGTGACCAGATGTTGGCTCTTGAGGCATCCTCTGACCGTCGGATCACGGACTGCAGTGCAGTTCTCAGCCCAGCGGTGAGCTCTAAGCCTTCTGCTGTGGTCCCAGCCAGCAACCTGCCTGCTCAGCCCAGAGCTGTGACAGCAGCGCAGACCCCTGGCAGCACATCTGCATCTGATCCGTCTACAGCCAGTGACTTCTCTGATGTCCAGCACAGAGCTTCGACCGCTGGAGCCACAACGAGAAGCTGCAATGGGCAGAAGGAAGCGGCAAGACCAAGCCCTGGCCCATCTGGAGATGAGGACCACACTCCTTCTCCTCACTTGGTGTCCCTTGTTGGGGTGCCCTCGGCTCTGCCATCAGAACGAACATCCAGCCTGACCCAAACACAACCTGGTGCTGGGTGTGCACCCTCTGCTGTGACCCCCGAGATGCTCTGGAACACACGGCCTGCTGACACCTTCCTGTACAGCAAAGATGCTCTGCTGGTGGACACAGTCTTGACCAAGGACCTGGGAAATGGGTCTGGACTTCTGGCTGCTGCCTTggcatctcctcctcctgcttctgcatCAACTCATGGTGTCAATCATCTACAAGAGCtgcctcccttccttcctgcagcagaatCTGAGGAACCTGCTGTCACTTCACAGAAGTTAAGTGACCTCTCTTCTCCTCAAACAGAGCAAACTCTGACACCCAGCAAAGCTCACCCCTCTGCTGTTCCAACCAGGGCTCCCAACACTGCAGGTCCTGCTGTGACAGAGGTGAGCTCACCAGCCCCTGCTGCCATTCCAGAGCATGGAATGATCCAAGCTCCCTGCAAGAACGGAGCTGCTACAGTGGCTTCCCCTTCTCTAAGAGCTGCAGGTGTGACACATGCCTTTCTCCTGGGGTCATCAACCCAGAGGCCATCTCTGCATCCAAATCCCTTCCTCACAACACCATCTGAGGATCGACCCACTGTGGGACAACACCAGGCTGTGAGTGTGCTGCCTGGACAGGTGGCAATGGAAGAAGAAGCTGGGAACAGCGAGCCCAGGACAGCATCAGCAGGATCCACTGCTACTCCAGCAGGACCTCCAGGGCCCACCCATGCTAGTCCAGTCTCTGTGCCTCCTCACAGTTCCAAGAACTGTGCTCCAGAGCTTTGCTCTGAGGCTGTGCACCGTACAAACTTGCCGTCTCCATCCTACCTGCTGACTTCCACTGGAGCTGTGCCCACAGCCAGCTCCTCGCCCAGCGATCGGCCCCTGACTGCACCAGCAGGGGAGACGCCTAATGCTCAGTCCACATCAGGTCACTCTGTCACCTCCCAGCATCCCTCCACTGCTGGAGAGCAtctccccacagctgcagcagagaccTTCACCCTAGGAGAGTTGATGACGATGGGCAACCCTGGGTCCCCAGGAATGAAGCCCACTGGGCTTCCCACTCTCGCACATCCTCTCCCGGCGTGGGTGCTGCCCTTGCAGTTCCGGCTCTTGGGCATCGCTTACACCAAGGCTCTGAGCTGCAAGTCTTCAGGGAGCTACAGGGAACTGGAAGAAGAAGTGATGATGATG CTAAACCAAACACTGTCCACCTATGAGACCTTTCTGCAGGCAAAGGTCCTGGAGTTTAT GAATGGCTCGGTGGTCGTGCGAGGGGAGGTTCTCTTCCAGAGGGACGTTCCTGCTCCCACCAACTCCCACCTCATCCGGACAGTCATCACAGAGGCGAGTAGGGGAAACAGCACCTTCAGCTGGCAACTGGAGCCACGATCTGTCCAGTCCAGTG GTTTCAGTCTGGAGAACCTGGACCCAGAGAAGTTGTCCATCTCTCTCACTGCCTTCCAGCTCGGGAGAAGCGGGACAGATTCCCTGCAGAGGCTGATCAGTGAG gtGGTTCAACTTCTCAGTGCCCTCTACCACGTGAGGAACTTCACTATTGCCCGGCTCAG AAACATCAATGGGAACGTAGAGATCACTGGAGACATCTACCTTGACACAGTCATCCATGCTGATGTAGAAGAGGTTCTGCAAGCCTTGACAGCTCTTGCAAACTTCTCTGTGGACCTGACCTCCCTCTCAGTGGAGG GAGCCAGGCTTCACCTGCAGGTATACCCACTCTCCTTCCTCATCGTGAACAGACACTTCAGCGAGGACCTTCTGGATCCACTCACAATACAGCACCAGGAGCTCACCAGAGACCTTGGTCATGCGGTAGGCATGGCTGGTGGGAGGGGCAGGGGCCCTCCAGAGGTGCTGAGGACCACTGAGGGAAGAGGGACTGCTTTGGGGTTGTCCTAA
- the COMMD4 gene encoding COMM domain-containing protein 4 — MRFRFCGDLDCPDWVLAEISTLAKISSVKLKLICAQVLRDLLGDPMEYEKILKLTSDAKLESGDVKATIAVLGFILSSAAKHNVDSESLSSELQQLGLPKEHASGLCRSYEEKQSSLQDRLRACSLRLSRLGSVCWRVDFTLSSSELREVNEPLIHLNFNLRDGEHGETAAVPMVLSAEKFRVLLAELKQAQALMNTLL, encoded by the exons atg CGGTTCCGCTTCTGCGGGGACCTGGACTGCCCCGACTGGGTCCTGGCCGAGATCAGCACCCTGGCCAAAATC TCCTCTGTGAAGCTGAAGCTGATCTGCGCCCAGGTGCTGCGGGACCTGCTGGGGGACCCCATGGAG TATGAGAAGATCCTGAAGCTGACTTCAGATGCCAAGTTAG AGTCGGGGGATGTGAAGGCAACCATCGCTGTCCTTGGCTTCATCCTCTCCAGTGCCGCCAAGCACAACGTGGACAGCGAGTCCCTGTCGAGcgagctgcagcagctggggctgcccaAAG AGCACGCCAGCGGGCTGTGCCGGTCCTATGAGGAGAAGCAGAGCTCCCTCCAGGACAGGCTCAGGGCTTGCAGCCTGAGAC TGAGCCGGCTGGGTTCCGTGTGCTGGCGCGTGGACTTCACCCTCAGCTCCAGTGAGCTGCGGGAGGTCAACGAGCCCCTCATCCACCTGAACTTCAACCTGCGGGATGGGGAGCATGGAGAGACGGCGGCTGTGCCCATGGTCCTCTCGGCTGAGAAGTTCCGGGTGCTGCTGGCAG aGCTGAAGCAGGCCCAGGCCTTGATGAACACCCTCCTCTGA